DNA from Rhodoflexus caldus:
ACTCACGGCTGCCGCAATGCCGGCGCAGTGGGTGCCGTGCCCGACGGGGTCGGTGTCGTAGCTGGGGTCGGTAGAGTGGAAATTGCCTTGGAGGTCTTCGTGTGCGCCGTCCACTCCCGTATCCAAAATTGCGACGCGGGCAACTTTTTGCGGACGGGTGTTTTTCAGCAGGGCGAAGAGTTCTTGCATTTGCATGGCACCGAAGCCCCAAAGTTGCGCCACACCCGGGTCGTTCAGCCCGAAAGACGGCTGTTTGCTGCGGGCGGGTGCAGTAGCGGGCAATTCAATTTTCATCACTTCGTTGGCTTCAAACCCGTCTATCAGCCCTGAGGATTGGAATGTTTGTGCAATGCTTTGCCATTCGTTCAAACGCTCATTGGGGATGTCCACCACATAAAACTCGTCTAAGGAAGTGTCTTCGGGGCGTGCCATATTGGGGAAGGCAGGGCGGCAAACTACGCCTAAGGCTTTGGCTTTGGCAAATAACTGCGAAGGTGTAAACTTTGCGTTCAGGTCAATCAGCAGTTCGGCGTTGCCTGCCAGCGTAATGGGTGGAGCAGACTGCACGGCACTTGTTTGTTGTGCCAACGGATTGTGCTTTTTCAGCCAGTCCAAACCTTCGGCTGCCATGTCAAAAAAGAAAAATTTAACAGCCAGCAAAATGGCGGCAACAATGCTAAACCAGAGTTTAGACCCCGTAACGTACCGATTGAACAACAGCAGTATGCTGACAAAGATGGCAACATCCAAAGGTAATATGAGAAATAGCTTGACAATCAGTGCAGTATCTTCAAAGTACAAGCCCAGAATATACAAAATCAGCGAAACCCAGAAACTTTTGCCGAAAAAAGCGGCTGAAACGAGGCTTTTTGTTTTGAGAAAAAGCCACAAAAGGGCGGAAGCCAGCAATGCAATAAATCCGACGGTGTAGAGCATGATTGACGATGTGTGAACGATTAATCTAAGATACTGAAATCGGTGATTTTTATGGGTTTGCCCCACATGAAAATGGAAACGCTTTCCTCGGCGGGCTGTGCTTCAACGCGCACGTGCAGGCCGTTGCGTTGCAGTTCGGCAGGCGGATTGACCATGCGCCATTTCTGCCCTTGTTCGTCAATGATGCCCCAGCACCCGACGGCGATGTTCTGATAAGTAGTTTTTCCCGTGATTTGCATGACAATGAAGTTGTTAGTTGGTAAACGTTTTTTTGCATTAAATAGTTGAGCTGGTGCAAAATCGCAAGTTGTTGGCGAAAAATGTTTTATGTAAATTATTGAAAAACAGTTATTTAAAAGAGGCTGTCCAAAAAG
Protein-coding regions in this window:
- a CDS encoding S8 family peptidase gives rise to the protein MLYTVGFIALLASALLWLFLKTKSLVSAAFFGKSFWVSLILYILGLYFEDTALIVKLFLILPLDVAIFVSILLLFNRYVTGSKLWFSIVAAILLAVKFFFFDMAAEGLDWLKKHNPLAQQTSAVQSAPPITLAGNAELLIDLNAKFTPSQLFAKAKALGVVCRPAFPNMARPEDTSLDEFYVVDIPNERLNEWQSIAQTFQSSGLIDGFEANEVMKIELPATAPARSKQPSFGLNDPGVAQLWGFGAMQMQELFALLKNTRPQKVARVAILDTGVDGAHEDLQGNFHSTDPSYDTDPVGHGTHCAGIAAAVSNNGKGIASFAPDNNFVRATSIRVLNSFGGGTQQDIINGIIEAADKGADVISLSLGGPSFDSEQRAYTEAVKYAHQAGAIVVAAAGNADEDAVNFAPANVKGVIAVAALNEQLRKAEFSNHVRNIAMPIAAPGVNIYSTFPKNEYKSLSGTSMATPYVAGLLGLMKSIRPDLTAEEAYRILQQSAADVPDAQETGRLIQPGKAVIALVGAQ